From Camelina sativa cultivar DH55 chromosome 20, Cs, whole genome shotgun sequence, the proteins below share one genomic window:
- the LOC104771826 gene encoding protein MALE DISCOVERER 1, whose translation MGCRWNPIGFQFSCFMFLIITLQSRSSLSLESEGFVLLKFRARVDSDPHGTLANWNVSDLDHFCSWFGVTCVDNKVQMLNLTGCSLGGTLAPELSQLSELRSLILSKNNLSGDIPKEFATFAKLELLDLRDNKLSGVVPSELNKVLTPENLLLSGNKFAGFMTIKFLRLQSLYKVQLNKDRELSSLSPDVLDCVNRKLGYCVSRRSLIRTNKAKAIILRIKATSRHYMVRRQSHGNNYVSNNRPSYLENETSTFKRRELLEGTSNLAAMPAPDAPSPSPEVVTLVFPRSSGSFPALANAKKRIPPLVPPPSPLPPSTNNTFSTDPPRNFEEKSKGFKDVWLYVIIGVAAFVAVMIIVAVIFFCRKRAVKSIGPWKTGLSGQLQKAFVTGVPKLNRSELETACEDFSNIIEAFDGYTVYKGTLSSGVEIAVASTAILETKEWTRAMEMTYRRRIDTMSRVNHKNFVNLIGYCEEDEPFNRMMVFEYAPNGTLYEHLHDKEMEHLDWGARMRIIMGTAYCLQYMHELNPPIAHTKLVSSAIYLTDDYAAKVGEVPFSGQTGSKPRKPMSGDLDQSSLPLLSEPETNVYSFGVLMLEIISGKLSDSDEEGSITKWASKYLENDNLRDMIDPTLTTFKEEELEAICDVVRHCLRIDESQRPKMNDVVEQLKEVIKISQEQATPRLSPLWWAELEILSSEAT comes from the exons ATGGGTTGTCGATGGAATCCAATCGGGTTCCAATTCTCTTGCTTCATGTTCTTGATCATTACCCTTCAATCTCGTTCCTCCTTGTCCCTCGAATCTGAAG GGTTTGTATTGTTGAAATTCCGGGCAAGAGTTGATTCTGATCCTCATGGAACTCTTGCGAATTGGAATGTTTCTGATCTTGACCATTTCTGTTCTTGGTTTGGTGTAACTTGTGTCGACAATAAAGTGCAGATGCT gaaCCTTACTGGTTGTTCTTTGGGAGGAACATTAGCTCCTGAGCTAAGCCAATTGAGTGAATTAAGATCTCt AATACTATCCAAGAACAATCTCTCTGGTGATATTCCAAAGGAGTTTGCAACTTTTGCAAAATTAGAGTTGTTGGATTTGAGAGATAACAAGTTAAGCGGAGTAGTTCCATCCGAGCTAAACAAAGTGTTGACACCAGAAAACTT GTTGCTTTCTGGTAACAAATTTGCGGGTTTTATGACCATAAAGTTCCTGAGACTTCAATCGCTATATAAAGTCCAGTTGAACAAGGATCGAGAGCTGTCTTCGCTTTCCCCTGATGTCCTCGACTGTGTAAATAGAAAACTTGGATACTG TGTTTCAAGGAGAAGTCTAATAAGAACAAACAAGGCGAAGGCTATCATATTGCGGATCAAAGCAACTTCAAGGCATTACAT GGTGCGTAGACAATCTCATGGGAACAACTATGTATCGAATAATCGCCCAA GTTATTTAGAGAATGAAACTAGTACCTTCAAAAGACGCGAGTTACTCGAAGGAACAAGTAATTTAGCGGCAATGCCAGCGCCTGATGCTCCTAGTCCTTCTCCTGAGGTTGTAACCTTAGTGTTTCCTCGAAGCAGTGGGTCTTTTCCCGCATTAGCTAATGCAAAGAAGAGAATACCTCCGTTGGtccctcctccttctcctcttcctccttccaCCAACAACACATTCTCTACTGATCCACCGAGGAACTTTGAAGAGAAATCGAAAGGGTTTAAGGACGTTTGGTTGTATGTTATCATTGGTGTTGCTGCTTTTGTAGCGGTGATGATAATAGTAGCTGTTATATTCTTCTGTCGTAAAAGAGCTGTGAAGAGTATAGGTCCATGGAAGACTGGTTTAAGTGGACAGTTACAGAAAGCTTTTGTCACCG GTGTACCTAAGCTAAACCGGTCTGAACTAGAAACAGCTTGTGAAGATTTCAGTAATATCATTGAAGCATTTGATGGTTACACTGTCTACAAAGGAACTTTGTCAAGTGGTGTTGAGATTGCGGTCGCTTCAACCGCGATTTTGGAAACTAAAGAATGGACAAGAGCTATGGAAATGACTTACCGCAGAAGG ATTGATACAATGTCAAGAGTCAACCATAAGAACTTTGTGAATCTAATTGGATATTGCGAAGAAGATGAACCGTTTAATAGGATGATGGTTTTCGAATATGCTCCAAATGGAACTCTTTACGAACATTTGCACG ATAAGGAAATGGAGCATCTTGATTGGGGCGCAAGGATGAGGATTATAATGGGAACTGCTTACTGTCTGCAATATATGCACGAGCTTAATCCACCTATCGCACACACGAAACTTGTCTCATCAGCAATCTACTTAACTGACGATTATGCAGCAAAG GTCGGAGAGGTTCCTTTCAGTGGACAAACCGGGAGTAAACCGAGAAAGCCGATGAGTGGTGATTTAGACCAATCGTCATTGCCATTATTATCTGAACCGGAGACTAATGTGTATAGCTTTGGAGTATTAATGCTTGAGATTATCTCTGGAAAGCTCTCAgattcagatgaagaaggatCAAtaacaaaatgg GCATCAAAGTATCTAGAGAATGATAACTTGAGAGATATGATTGATCCTACGCTGACAacatttaaagaagaagaacttgaagCTATATGTGACGTGGTACGACATTGTCTTAGAATTGATGAAAGCCAAAGACCAAAAATGAACGATGTGGTTGAACAATTGAAAGAAGTAATAAAGATTTCTCAAGAACAAGCAACACCAAGACTCTCTCCTCTTTGGTGGGCAGAGCTTGAGATCTTATCCTCTGAAGCTACATAG
- the LOC104771827 gene encoding uncharacterized protein LOC104771827: MEEKKLDFDAPFLSVRRIPTKPEDPSESENTETKTTTTRRRKVKDSCHETEHESLIRLLQDRSFDHVMEPSSVPFTWEQTPGKPKDQHTVIEELDLIKSLEMVSSAASFSANCSSNGVSEFENNGDGDRSSNVSRDDDVILEYRDLIMSRFLLAAEAIAMKEKKEASRVKEERKKKQNLALQRVSMAINQDMNIDNDDDDVDDHNATVYSKDPKKAQLGFSPWLCSKNSMDVLNPVLSRIKTCQDIGVKSGNIINPKPLDSVYKTKSTSPRILKSNKVMSESQELYATPRFSKDISKISLPKAGETLRIQGNLSRLQRTTDQNQRHEIRFLVEEVKRRSNINKCRAQNISIPQPPLPKTPSESWLCRTVPRSSAASSVVSGQAARFRKKMEEKTNSQSIKWETIVKRSYKHHDHVRYSEDLIIVHPSR; this comes from the exons ATGGAGGAGAAAAAACTAGATTTTGATGCTCCATTCCTATCCGTGAGGCGGATTCCGACTAAACCAGAGGATCCAAGCGAATCAGAAAACACcgagacgaagacgacgacgacgagaaGGAGAAAAGTCAAAGATTCGTGTCATGAAACAGAGCATGAAAGTCTGATTCGGTTATTACAAGACCGGAGTTTCGATCATGTAATGGAACCATCTTCAGTTCCATTTACATGGGAACAAACACCTGGAAAGCCAAAAGATCAGCATACAGTAATCGAAGAATTAGACCTAATCAAATCCTTGGAGATGGTTTCTTCAGCAGCAAGTTTCTCTGCTAATTGCAGTTCGAATGGAGTCAGTGAGTTCGAGAATAATGGAGATGGAGACAGATCGAGTAATGTATCAAGAGATGATGACGTCATTCTTGAGTACCGTGATCTCATCATGTCGAGATTTTTACTAGCTGCGGAAGCAATCGCcatgaaagagaagaaagaagcttcTCGCGTTaaagaggagaggaagaagaaacagaaccttGCCCTGCAGAGAGTCTCCATGGCAATTAATCAAGATATGAACATTGacaacgatgatgatgatgttgatgatcatAATGCAACAGTTTACTCAAAAGATCCCAAGAAAGCTCAGTTAGGGTTCTCGCCGTGGCTCTGTTCCAAGAACTCAATGGATGTTCTTAACCCGGTTCTCTCTCGGATCAAGACATGTCAGGATATTGGGGTAAAATCGGGGAATATCATAAACCCGAAACCACTAGATTCTGtttacaaaaccaaatcaacatCGCCAAGAATCTTGAAATCGAACAAGGTTATGAGTGAGTCTCAAGAACTCTATGCAACACCAAGATTTTCTAAAGATATTTCCAAAATTTCTCTACCGAAAGCTGGCGAAACACTCCGAATTCAGGGGAATCTTTCGAGGTTGCAAAGAACAACTGATCAGAATCAGAGACATGAAATTAGGTTTCTTGTGGAAGAAGTAAAAAGAAGGAGCAACATAAACAAATGCAGGGCACAAAATATCTCTATTCCTCAACCTCCATTGCCTAAAACTCCTTCGGAGTCATGGCTTTGCCGGACAGTTCCAAGAAGCTCTGCCGCCTCCTCCGTCGTATCCGGTCAAGCCGCCCGTTTcaggaagaagatggaggaaaAGACTAATTCTCAGTCTATAAAATGGGAAACGATTGTGAAAAGATCGTATAAACACCATGATCATGTTCGCTACTCAGAG GACCTCATTATCGTTCATCCCTCTCGTTAA